In the Limanda limanda chromosome 10, fLimLim1.1, whole genome shotgun sequence genome, one interval contains:
- the aga gene encoding N(4)-(beta-N-acetylglucosaminyl)-L-asparaginase, whose amino-acid sequence MFTSVLCTFMLLFPLGHVSLPLVINTWPFKNATAAAWSVLQSGGSVLDAVQQGCSRCEVEQCDGTVGYGGSPDESGETTLDALIMNGDTMEVGAVADLRRIKNAIGVARAVMERTDHTLLVGESASVFAENMGFPAEDLTTNKSVNIFSQWLGSNCQPNYRKNVFPDPSKYCGPYKPRAMLKERERARHANVHSHDTIGMIAVDRDGHVAAGTSTNGMNHKVPGRVGDSPIVGAGAYADSSAGGASATGDGDIMMRFLPSYLAVELMRTGADPSAACKMAISRIKRHYSVFFGAIICANTTGHYGAACNKSPGFSQFHFMVSNSESDAPLLKSVDCF is encoded by the exons ATGTTTACATCCGTCCTGTGCACGTTCATGTTGCTGTTCCCACTGGGTCACGTGTCTCTGCCACTCGTCATCAACACCTGGCCTTTCAAGAATGCGACGGCTGCAG CGTGGAGCGTGCTGCAGTCCGGCGGCTCGGTGCTGGACGCCGTGCAGCAGGGCTGCTCCCGCTGTGAGGTGGAGCAGTGCGACGGGACCGTGGGATACGGAGGGAGCCcggatgagtctggagagacCACACTGGACGCCCTGATCATGAATGG GGATACGATGGAGGTCGGGGCAGTCGCGGACCTGAGGAGAATCAAGAACGCCATCGGAGTAGCGAGGGCGGTTATGGAGCGCACCGATCACACACTGCTGGTGGGAGAGTCAG cCTCCGTGTTTGCTGAGAACATGGGCTTCCCTGCCGAGGACCTGACTACCAACAAATCTGTGAATATTTTCTCACAGTGGCTGGGGAGCAACTGCCAACCTAATTATCGAAAG AATGTATTTCCAGATCCCTCCAAGTACTGTGGACCCTACAAGCCTAGGGCGATgctgaaagagagggagagggcccGGCATGCTAATGTGCACTCCCACGACACCATAG GGATGATTGCTGTTGATCGAGACGGTCACGTGGCTGCAGGTACATCAACCAATGGAATGAATCATAAAGTTCCAGG TCGTGTTGGGGACTCTCCTATAGTCGGAGCCGGGGCCTACGCAGACAGCTCAGCCGGCGGTGCCTCCGCGACTGGAGATGGAGACATCATGATGCGCTTTCTCCCGAG CTACTTGGCCGTGGAGCTGATGAGGACCGGGGCAGATCCCTCAGCAGCCTGCAAGATGGCCATCTCCAGAATCAAGAGGCATTACTCAGTGTTCTTTGGAGCCATCATCTGCGCTAACACAACAGGCCATTATG GTGCAGCCTGCAACAAAAGCCCTGGATTCTCCCAGTTTCACTTCATGGTGTCAAACTCCGAGTCAGACGCTCCGCTTCTCAAATCCGTGGACTGCTTCTGA